The proteins below are encoded in one region of Nilaparvata lugens isolate BPH chromosome X, ASM1435652v1, whole genome shotgun sequence:
- the LOC120354693 gene encoding uncharacterized protein LOC120354693, translating to MGFASNPGENIQQQANGDDGENQHKTYKPDPSGVDSSEEDKTVELEDAVERPRKRQHKGYKWNVEEYKDHQGNLHAAKKFTKLISADLLGEELNSDEVDQSRNPIYTEPSPDKLSYHGLLGEVFNSNEVDQPRNRTYTELSPVKFSNVTSDEIDHQLNFTSTEIVQNDLGLLVENAASNSDLDPYTSAEILIQDGNLDFQAEKTVTTTSRKVSQVGDLNFLTVDVSENREIIEAIDMDFYEIINIEHTDISQLSSFNVPNQDRDTECVAEETLRASDCDNYDEDYLPSRSDSEDSEVEVPRKRKRILLIFIKKMIYPQEVTKGVILRTVK from the exons GAGATGATGGAGAGAACCAGCATAAAACCTACAAGCCTGATCCATCGGGAGTTGACAGCAGCGAGGAAGACAAAACAGTGGAGTTGGAAGATGCAGTTGAACGGCCAAGGAAAAGACAACATAAAGGATACAAATGGAA TGTTGAGGAGTACAAGGATCACCAAGGAAATCTACATGCAGCTAAAAAATTCACCAAGTTAATCAGTGCAG ATTTACTAGGAGAGGAATTGAATTCTGATGAAGTGGATCAATCCAGAAATCCAATCTACACTGAGCCCTCACCTGATAAGCTCAGTTATCATG gTTTACTAGGAGAGgtattcaattcaaatgaagTGGATCAACCCAGAAATCGAACCTACACTGAGCTCTCACCTGTGAAATTCAGCAATGTCACATCAGACGAGATTGATCACCAACTAAACTTCACATCAACAGAAATCGTTCAGAATGATTTAGGCCTACTGGTGGAAAATGCAGCAAGTAACAGTGATTTGGATCCGTACACATCAGCAGAAATTCTTATTCAAGATGGGAATCTCGATTTTCAAGCAGAGAAAACAGTGACTACAACATCAAGAAAAGTTTCCCAGGTTGGTGACTTGAACTTTCTTACTGTGGATGTCAGTGAGAACAGAGAAATTATTGAGGCTATTGATATGGACTTTTATGAGATAATTAATATAGAACACACTGATATCAGCCAGCTCTCATCATTCAACGTTCCAAATCAGGACAGGGATACAGAATGTGTAGCAGAAGAAACATTGAGAGCTAGTGATTGTGATAATTATGATGAAGATTATTTGCCTTCTAGGAGTGATTCAGAGGACAGTGAGGTTGAAGTACCAAGAAAAAGGAAACGAATTTTACTGATATTCATAAAAAAGATGATTTACCCTCAAGAAGTGACAAAAGGAGTGATTCTGAGGACAGTAAAGTAG